TACCCGCCGCATTACCGGCGGATCCCCCGGTTTTCCCGGGGCTGCCTGCCCTCTGGAGCTCGGACTTTCCTCCCCGCCAAAGCGGGGCGATCACCCGGTCCTGTCCTAGATAGGCTTGATTATAATTCCGGAATGGTCTGATTGTCAATGGCCAGGTTGGCCAGCCGGTCGGCCAGCCGGTTCTGGGCCCGGGGGATGGCCTGGATATCCCATTTATCCATCTGGGAAAGCAGCTCCTGGGCCTGGACGAAAAGCTTTTTCAGCCTCGGCTCCTTGATGCGGTAGCTGCCCTTTATCTGGTTGGCCAGCAGTTCGCTGTCGGTCTGAATGGACAGCTTGGAAAACCCCCGCTCTCTGGCCAGCTTCAGCCCGAAGATCAGGGCCTGATATTCGGCTTCGTTGTTGGTGGCCCTGCCCAGATACTGGCTGCGCTCGGCCAGAACCTTCCCGTGGCTGTCCAGCAGGGCCGCCCCGGCCCCGGCCTGGCCGGGATTGCCCCGGGCCGCGCCGTCGATGGCCAGCGTCACCTGGGTGACGCCGAAATCGGTTTCGATCTTGTCGGCCAGGGCCACCAAAGCCTCCTTGAGAGTGTCCTTGGAGCATCCCATGGATTCCGAGATATCCTCCATGGGATGGCCGGAGGCCACCTTTCGCAGCACTGTCGAGAGCTTGGAATATACCTGGTCCTTGTCCTTGGTCATAACCGCACCTCGATAAGGTTATTGTTGTTGTTTGGGATCCTGCCAGATCAGGATCCGGCCGCAGTTCTCACAGGTTATTATCTTGTCCATGTCCCGGATACGGTTGAGCAGCTGGGTGGGCAGGTTGCCGAAGCAGCCTCCGCAGGCTCCGTTCCTGACCGCCACCACCGCTATCCCGTTGCGGGCTTTGCCGATCTTGTCGTAGCTGGCCAGGATATCCTTGGGCAGGCCGGTCAGGGAATCCTGCTTGGCCTTTATCAGCTCAGCCAATTTTGCCGACACCCCGGCCGCCTCCTTATCCAGCTCCTGCTGTTTTCCCCGGCTGTCATTTTCGGCGGAGGCAAAGACCGCTTTTTCCTCGGCCTCCTGCAGGCCCAGTTTTTCCAGGCTCTCCATGATGGTCAGGATCTGCTCTTCGATATCGGAGATCTTCTTTTTCTCCCCTTCTATCTCATGGAGCATGGTGGTATATTCCTTGTTGGTCTTGACCGCCAGCAGCTGGGTCTGGTGTTTTTTGATATTGGCCGAGGTCTGTTCCACCTCCAGCTCCAGGGCCTTTTTTTGCCTGGTCAGATCTTCCTGCTGCCGGTTGACCTGGTCCAGCCGGGAGCGCGATTCTTTGAGCCGTTCCTGGATGTCGGCGCTATCCTTCGGTATCTGGTCCAGCCGGCCCTGGCTATCCCTGATCCGGTCGTCCAGCTCCTGGATATGGTAGATGGCTTGAAGGGTGTCTTTCATGGTAATCGTCTCTCCGGATATAATTAAAAAGTGCGTTTCCCTATATCGGGAAACGCACCGGTTAGAACCAATGCCTGCCGGCAGGAGTGCTCTGGTCCGGCCGACCTATCTCGAAATTACATTTCACTATGACTGGGGAACGGTTCATTGGGCTCTCTTTCTTTAGCTCGTCCATTCCATTTTAGCACCAAATGGTGAGGTAAGTCAATAAAAAACATGGGATAAACCACCCATCGAATAATCTTCCTTTGTCAAGATACCGGCCAAAAGCAAAGCCGGCTGAAGCCACCTCCGGGCGGCCAGACTGCTGGAAAAATTATTAACACATGTTAGATTTTACTTGACAAGAAAAATATGATTTGATAATATATAACATATGTTAGTTTTTAATGCAATCGCTCTGAATCCTAAAAGCCCGGATGGTGCCTCCGGCCACCGAGGGCCGCGGGCCGGCCGCGGGCTGGTAGCCGTTTCGCTGCTGTGTTTCTCGCTCGATCTCCTCTACCGCTTATTTTGGGGCATCTCCCCCCAGACCAGGGATCGCTGTCTGCTTTATGCCAGCCTGCCACGCTGGGCCGGGCTGCTTTACGAAAACCTGGTAGAGCTGATTTTGCTGATCATCGCCAGCGTGTTCCTATCGGTCCTCCTGGAAAGGCACCTGACGCAATATTCCCGGATGATCCCCAGCAATCCCTTGGCCGCCTTTTTATGCGGCGCCATGATCCCGGTGTGTTCCTGCGGCATCCTGCCGCTGGCAGCCCGTTTCAAGGACCGGATGGGACTGCCGGCCATGGCCGCCCTGCTGGTGACCGGCCCGTTGCTTAGTCCCCAGATACTGTTGCTATCATTGACCGTAGCCGGCCCGGCCTACACCGCGGCCCGAATTGCCGCTACCCTGGCCCTGGCCCTGACCTCCGGCCTGGTGATCGGCCGACCCGGGACCAGGCTGTCCGGACAGGCTGGGGCCCCCGGTTGCAGCAAGGATTGCGGGAAACACACCCAGGCGGTATTATCCGATACCTGGGAAACCGTTAAAGGGATACTGCCATCGGCTCTGATGGCCGGGTCGCTGGGAGTGGTCATAGCTATTTTTAATCCTCTGGAGCGGCTGAACGCCGTCGGAATACTGCGTTCACCGCTAGGGGTCCTGGCGGCCACCCTGGCCGGGGTCCCGGTCTATCTCTGCAACGGAGCGGATATCGTGTTCCTTAAACCACTGATGGCCGAAGGCCTCC
The nucleotide sequence above comes from Candidatus Edwardsbacteria bacterium. Encoded proteins:
- a CDS encoding ribonuclease HI family protein, producing MTKDKDQVYSKLSTVLRKVASGHPMEDISESMGCSKDTLKEALVALADKIETDFGVTQVTLAIDGAARGNPGQAGAGAALLDSHGKVLAERSQYLGRATNNEAEYQALIFGLKLARERGFSKLSIQTDSELLANQIKGSYRIKEPRLKKLFVQAQELLSQMDKWDIQAIPRAQNRLADRLANLAIDNQTIPEL
- a CDS encoding C4-type zinc ribbon domain-containing protein, coding for MKDTLQAIYHIQELDDRIRDSQGRLDQIPKDSADIQERLKESRSRLDQVNRQQEDLTRQKKALELEVEQTSANIKKHQTQLLAVKTNKEYTTMLHEIEGEKKKISDIEEQILTIMESLEKLGLQEAEEKAVFASAENDSRGKQQELDKEAAGVSAKLAELIKAKQDSLTGLPKDILASYDKIGKARNGIAVVAVRNGACGGCFGNLPTQLLNRIRDMDKIITCENCGRILIWQDPKQQQ
- a CDS encoding permease, whose amino-acid sequence is MLVFNAIALNPKSPDGASGHRGPRAGRGLVAVSLLCFSLDLLYRLFWGISPQTRDRCLLYASLPRWAGLLYENLVELILLIIASVFLSVLLERHLTQYSRMIPSNPLAAFLCGAMIPVCSCGILPLAARFKDRMGLPAMAALLVTGPLLSPQILLLSLTVAGPAYTAARIAATLALALTSGLVIGRPGTRLSGQAGAPGCSKDCGKHTQAVLSDTWETVKGILPSALMAGSLGVVIAIFNPLERLNAVGILRSPLGVLAATLAGVPVYLCNGADIVFLKPLMAEGLPLGTALAFSVTSSSVCATSLVLMSHLLGKRTTGLFLAHIVTGTILIGILLNRIYP